The following are encoded together in the Paludisphaera mucosa genome:
- a CDS encoding GNAT family N-acetyltransferase, translated as MSTTEPPPRRLLTLDDAMVDGLADLLIDCVEGDASVSFMHPLTRDRALAFWRRVARGVAAGERALLVAQDEHGPCGTVQLVLDLPENQPHRADLAKMLVHRRARRRGLGTALMRAAEAVARDCGRTLLVLDAVTGGDAARLYERLGWVRVGDVPGYALMPRGGPCSTTFYYRDLGEIVGPAAPC; from the coding sequence ATGAGCACCACCGAGCCGCCCCCCCGACGCCTGCTCACGCTCGACGACGCGATGGTCGACGGGCTCGCCGACCTGCTGATCGACTGCGTCGAAGGCGACGCGTCGGTGAGCTTCATGCACCCGCTGACGCGCGACCGGGCCCTGGCGTTCTGGCGCCGCGTGGCGCGGGGCGTGGCCGCGGGCGAGCGGGCGCTGCTGGTGGCCCAGGACGAGCACGGCCCGTGCGGCACGGTGCAACTGGTGCTCGACCTGCCCGAGAACCAGCCCCACCGCGCCGACCTGGCGAAGATGCTGGTCCACCGCCGGGCGCGTCGCCGGGGCCTGGGGACGGCGCTGATGCGGGCCGCCGAGGCCGTCGCGCGCGACTGCGGCAGGACGCTCCTGGTGCTCGACGCCGTCACGGGCGGCGACGCGGCCCGGCTGTACGAACGCCTGGGCTGGGTGCGCGTGGGCGACGTCCCCGGCTACGCCCTGATGCCCCGGGGCGGGCCCTGCAGCACGACCTTCTACTACCGCGACCTCGGGGAAATTGTGGGGCCCGCGGCGCCGTGCTAG
- a CDS encoding helix-turn-helix domain-containing protein encodes MEDVASHLNRRIADRVRELRAASGLSLDGLAAKSGVSRSTISLVERGETSPTAVVLEKLAGGLGVMLASLFDAPAAAARSSGGPLARREDQPQWRDPASGYLRRNVSPPGAPQPMQIVEVHFPPGGRVAFENGGRDAIVHQQVWLLEGAMDVSVGDERYRLREGDCLAMQLDRPTMFHNPTREPARYAVVIASQPPAKP; translated from the coding sequence ATGGAAGACGTCGCGTCCCACCTGAACCGGAGGATCGCCGACCGCGTGCGCGAGCTGCGCGCCGCGAGCGGCCTCTCGCTCGACGGGCTGGCCGCCAAGAGCGGCGTGAGCCGGTCGACGATCTCGCTCGTCGAGCGCGGCGAGACCAGCCCCACGGCGGTCGTGCTGGAGAAGCTGGCCGGGGGCCTGGGCGTGATGCTGGCCTCGTTGTTCGACGCACCGGCCGCCGCGGCCCGATCCTCGGGCGGGCCGCTGGCCCGGCGGGAGGACCAGCCGCAGTGGCGCGACCCGGCCTCGGGCTACCTCCGGCGCAACGTCTCGCCGCCGGGCGCGCCGCAGCCGATGCAGATCGTCGAGGTGCACTTCCCGCCCGGGGGCCGCGTGGCCTTCGAGAACGGCGGCCGCGACGCGATCGTGCACCAGCAGGTCTGGCTGCTCGAAGGCGCGATGGACGTCTCGGTCGGCGACGAGCGCTACCGCCTGCGCGAGGGCGACTGCCTGGCCATGCAGCTCGACCGCCCCACCATGTTCCACAACCCCACGCGAGAGCCCGCGCGCTACGCCGTGGTGATCGCGTCCCAGCCCCCGGCGAAGCCATGA
- a CDS encoding serine/threonine-protein kinase — protein sequence MAGPIAEKVGFSHERTRSTVIDMEAWTSAQGETQGQGTPRERRSSRDGEPTVDGGPAEAPLEGTLGRPPEDDPAATLGDDATLDSSWSAPPSGPTLDAPQGGGIGTWVGGGGGEGDFTPVDPPGYRIERELGRGGMGVVYLARQTHANRMVALKMVLGGRGRPEDVLRFRNEGESLARLHHPNIVQIYEVGVVDGRPFFSMEYVEGGTLAESIAAAPRSPEDAADLAETLARAVHAAHQCGVVHRDLKPANVLIAGPASGSSRPAGPKITDFGLAKQVGTDSGLTQTGQVLGTPSYMAPEQAKGGASVGVPADVHALGAILYELLAGRPPFRGATAWETVLQVVHGEAPPPSRWRRGVPRDLEVICLKCLAKDPAGRYASADALAEDLRRYRAGESILARPSSPARRAWLWCRRRPAVAALLLALAATAVLGGVGVVVQWRRAERHLLDADARLGLAMEAIERYYVGAGGDVLLKRPELAELRKSLLRAPLDFYRRLADDLQSGRGDDPGARAALGRSLLALADVTTQVGTTDEAVAAYRRAFDVGDRLAAEHPDDPEGLRIVVAGRIKLAPVLIEAGRTADARASLAAALDAANRLARDFPAEPRDVDDRASVLHFLGDMDCDAGDFEKSEADYRLAIDVREKVLADHPDSPEILDNLAGTRNNLGYMYAAYGRRDRALEAYRASLADRRRLCSQHPEDVGYRRRLTSSLHNVGGSLFDTGRTRDALPRFEEALAIQERLTRDHGAVPLYQHDLAATLMSLARCRAALGEDAPAEAATARAIAILDRIVAEHPEVLFYRASRYDAASQAATQAYQARRMGQALARQEEVVALGRDLLARDDAPLRRVRVAADEGLLGRILAEAGATDRARVLLRAAVATLDRLAAAQPDNLAAALERANVRLALGDVEAEAGRCDAAEPLIRAAAAEFERLSAAQPDDRQVPRGVADARRRLGDLLVRRSWADPEGDRARAGLAELDRALATAGRTLEARRDATSEEDVADVLASHARALAAQEPADLAAALADWDRAIGLAPARSREALALGRAEALARGGRVAEALQIADAARPTTPEDLAALARVYARSDAGRADRAIAALREAAARPESADGVRLAAALDDPAFAPLRHRPDFRALRAELAARTLPDDLFAAP from the coding sequence GTGGCCGGTCCGATCGCGGAGAAGGTCGGCTTTTCCCATGAACGCACCCGCTCGACGGTGATCGATATGGAAGCGTGGACCTCGGCCCAGGGCGAGACTCAAGGACAGGGGACGCCCCGCGAGCGGCGGTCGTCCCGGGACGGGGAGCCGACGGTCGACGGCGGCCCCGCCGAGGCGCCGCTCGAAGGGACCCTCGGCCGCCCCCCCGAGGACGATCCGGCGGCGACCCTCGGCGACGACGCGACCCTGGATTCGTCCTGGTCGGCTCCGCCGTCGGGACCGACCCTGGACGCGCCCCAGGGCGGGGGGATCGGGACCTGGGTCGGCGGCGGGGGCGGAGAGGGCGACTTCACGCCCGTCGACCCGCCGGGGTATCGGATCGAGCGCGAGCTGGGGCGCGGGGGGATGGGGGTCGTCTACCTCGCACGCCAGACGCACGCCAACCGCATGGTCGCGCTCAAGATGGTCCTCGGCGGCCGGGGCCGGCCCGAGGACGTCCTGCGGTTCCGCAACGAGGGCGAGAGCCTGGCGCGGCTGCACCACCCCAACATCGTCCAGATCTACGAGGTCGGCGTCGTCGACGGCCGCCCGTTCTTCTCGATGGAGTACGTCGAGGGGGGCACCCTGGCCGAGTCGATCGCCGCGGCCCCGCGCAGCCCCGAGGACGCCGCCGACCTGGCCGAGACGCTGGCCCGGGCGGTCCACGCGGCTCACCAGTGCGGCGTGGTCCACCGCGACCTCAAGCCGGCCAACGTCCTGATCGCCGGCCCGGCGAGCGGAAGCTCCCGGCCGGCCGGGCCCAAGATCACCGACTTCGGCCTGGCCAAGCAGGTCGGGACCGACAGCGGCCTGACCCAGACCGGGCAGGTGCTGGGCACCCCCAGCTACATGGCCCCCGAGCAGGCCAAGGGGGGCGCCAGCGTCGGCGTCCCGGCCGACGTCCACGCGCTGGGGGCGATCCTCTACGAACTCCTGGCGGGCCGGCCCCCGTTCCGGGGCGCCACGGCGTGGGAGACGGTGCTCCAGGTGGTCCACGGCGAGGCCCCGCCGCCGTCGCGATGGCGGCGGGGCGTCCCCCGCGACCTGGAGGTGATCTGCCTGAAGTGCCTGGCCAAGGACCCCGCCGGCCGCTACGCCAGCGCCGACGCCCTGGCCGAGGACCTGCGGCGGTACCGGGCGGGCGAGTCGATCCTGGCCCGGCCCTCGAGCCCGGCGCGGCGGGCCTGGCTCTGGTGCCGCCGCCGGCCGGCGGTCGCGGCGCTGCTGCTGGCCCTGGCCGCGACGGCCGTCCTGGGCGGCGTCGGCGTCGTCGTCCAGTGGCGGCGGGCCGAGCGGCACCTGCTCGACGCCGACGCCCGGCTCGGGCTGGCGATGGAGGCGATCGAGCGCTACTACGTCGGGGCCGGCGGCGACGTGCTGCTCAAGCGGCCCGAGCTGGCCGAGCTGCGCAAGTCGCTCCTGCGGGCCCCGCTCGACTTCTACCGGCGGCTCGCCGACGACCTGCAGTCGGGCCGGGGCGACGACCCCGGGGCCCGCGCCGCGCTCGGCCGCTCGCTGCTGGCCCTGGCCGACGTCACCACCCAGGTCGGCACGACCGACGAGGCCGTCGCGGCCTACCGCCGCGCCTTCGACGTCGGCGACCGCCTGGCCGCCGAGCATCCCGACGACCCCGAGGGCCTGCGCATCGTCGTCGCCGGCCGGATCAAGCTCGCCCCGGTGCTCATCGAGGCCGGCCGGACCGCCGACGCCCGCGCGTCGCTCGCGGCGGCCCTCGACGCGGCGAACCGCCTGGCGCGCGACTTCCCCGCCGAGCCCCGCGACGTCGACGACCGCGCCAGCGTCTTGCACTTCCTCGGCGACATGGACTGCGACGCCGGCGACTTCGAGAAGTCCGAGGCCGACTACCGGCTCGCCATCGACGTGCGCGAGAAGGTCCTCGCCGACCACCCCGACAGCCCCGAGATCCTCGACAACCTGGCCGGCACCCGCAACAACCTGGGGTACATGTACGCCGCGTACGGCCGCCGCGACCGCGCCCTGGAGGCGTACCGGGCCTCGCTGGCCGACCGCCGCAGGCTCTGCTCGCAGCACCCCGAGGACGTCGGCTACCGCCGCAGGCTCACCTCCTCGCTCCACAACGTGGGCGGCTCGCTCTTCGACACCGGGCGGACCCGAGACGCCCTCCCCCGCTTCGAAGAGGCGTTGGCCATCCAGGAACGGCTCACCCGCGACCACGGCGCGGTCCCGCTCTACCAGCACGACCTGGCCGCGACGCTCATGAGCCTCGCCCGCTGCCGGGCCGCCCTGGGCGAGGACGCCCCGGCCGAGGCGGCGACCGCCCGGGCGATCGCGATCCTCGACCGGATCGTCGCCGAGCATCCCGAGGTCCTCTTCTATCGGGCCAGCCGCTACGACGCGGCCTCGCAGGCGGCGACGCAGGCGTACCAGGCCCGCCGCATGGGCCAGGCCCTGGCGCGCCAGGAGGAGGTCGTCGCCCTGGGGAGGGACCTGCTGGCCCGCGACGACGCCCCCTTGCGGCGGGTCCGCGTCGCGGCCGACGAGGGGCTCCTCGGCCGGATCCTCGCCGAGGCCGGCGCGACCGACCGCGCCCGCGTCTTGCTGAGGGCGGCCGTCGCGACGCTCGACCGGCTCGCCGCGGCCCAGCCCGACAACCTGGCCGCCGCCCTCGAACGCGCCAACGTGCGGCTGGCCCTCGGCGACGTCGAGGCCGAGGCCGGCCGCTGCGACGCCGCCGAGCCCCTGATCCGCGCCGCCGCCGCCGAGTTCGAGCGGCTCTCCGCCGCCCAGCCCGACGACCGCCAGGTCCCCCGAGGCGTCGCCGACGCCCGCCGACGGCTGGGCGACCTGCTCGTGCGACGGTCGTGGGCCGACCCCGAAGGCGACCGGGCGCGGGCCGGCCTCGCCGAGCTGGACCGGGCCCTGGCGACGGCCGGGCGCACGCTGGAGGCCCGCCGCGACGCGACGTCCGAGGAGGACGTGGCCGACGTCCTGGCCTCGCACGCCCGCGCCCTGGCGGCGCAGGAGCCCGCCGACCTCGCCGCCGCCCTGGCCGACTGGGATCGCGCGATCGGCCTCGCCCCCGCGCGTTCGCGCGAGGCCCTGGCGCTCGGCCGCGCCGAGGCCCTCGCCCGCGGCGGACGCGTCGCCGAGGCCCTCCAAATCGCCGACGCCGCGCGGCCGACGACCCCCGAGGACCTCGCCGCCCTGGCCCGCGTGTACGCCCGGTCCGACGCCGGCCGGGCCGACCGCGCGATCGCGGCGCTTCGCGAAGCCGCCGCCCGGCCCGAGTCCGCCGACGGCGTCCGCCTGGCGGCCGCCCTCGACGACCCCGCCTTCGCCCCCCTCCGCCATCGCCCCGATTTCCGCGCCCTCCGCGCCGAACTCGCGGCCCGCACCCTCCCGGACGACCTGTTCGCCGCGCCCTGA